The DNA segment TCTCGCTCCAGCCGCGCGTCGACATCCCACTCCTGTACAACACCAAGGATCGCCCGGTACTTGGGCCCGTCAGCACAGACGCCGAAGTCCGACTGCTCTACGGCAATGGCTTCGGTGCCCTGGGGACGCGCGGCTTTGTCACGGCGTCAGTGGGCGGGGCGTGGTGGCGCACCGGCGCGGACGAACTTCGCTACGACACCACCGTGGGCCTCGACGCCGGACCCAAGGTGCTCCTGATGCTGCAGACCTTCAACGTCGCGGCCTTCCAGGGCGGCGGCCTCGCTTACAGCGCGACCAAGCTCGGCGGCTCGGCCGTGCTGCGCGTCTCAAAGTCGGTGGGGATCCAGGCAGGCTACTACGGCGGCATCTCCGGCAAGAACACCGCCCGCGAGCGCACCTGGTCGGTATCGCTCTGGCTCAATCACGATGCGCCGACGGGGACTAGCGCGCGGTAGAGCTGAGCCGCGACTATACTCGCCGGCGCTCGGTGCAGGAGCCACCCCGAGCCCTCGCACCCATTCAAATCGCACCGAGGGATTCGCGGGCGTTGAGTCGTGGGTCCCTCGCAGCGGCCTTTACAGCCGTCGCTCACCAATCCCGGCACCGCTAGCGCGATCGCGGGCGGCTGTAACAGACGCGGAGAGGGAGCCCACGAGCAACGCTGGCGAATCCGCGAACATCCCTGGCGGGTGCTCGGTGCAGGAGCCGCGGTCGTCGGATCAGGATCCGCGCGTCCGCGATTCGGTCGCAACCGGCGGCGGGCGCGTCCGCCCGCTCGGCGGTCGCTCCTGCGAATCGCTCGCCGGCGCAGAGAGCGCCGGCTACGGACGCGCTCCCTACTGATTCTCCTCCCGCGGCCCCCGCACCGAGCCCTCGCACCCATTCAAATCGCACCGAGGGATTCGCGGGCGTTGAGTCGTGGGTCCCTCGCAGCGGCCTTTACAGCCGTCGCTCACCAATCCCGGCACCGCTAGCGCGATCGCGGGCGGCTGTAACAGACGCGGAGAGGGAGCCCACGAGCAACGCTGGCGAATCCGCGAACATTCCTGCCGGCGCTCGGTGCAGGAGCCGCGGAGAGGGAGCCCACGGCGTAACGCCCGGCAGGCAGGCCTCCGTCGCTCAGCTTCGCGCCGATTGCAGCAAGCGATCGATGATGCGCGCGTTCAGCACTCCTTCGTCGGGACCGAGCAGCGGCGGAGTGCCCTGCGCCACGGCACGCGCGAAGTCTTCCATCTCCAGCTGATAGGCATTCACCGGGTCGGCCGTGAACTGTTCCTCGCCGCGCCGGGTGCGGAGCGTCACGCGCGGTGAGACCACGGCGACACCAGCGATGTCGGTGGTCTTGAAGGGCTGGTGCAGTTCGAGAACACCTTCCGTGCCGACCAGCGCCAGCCGTTGATGGAGTCCGCCGTCGAACGAGCAGGAAATGGTGGCGTGACGGCCGTCGTCCCAGCCGAGGACTCCATGGAGGGTACGATCGACATCGTGCACCGTGTCGAACGTGGCCGTGGCCATCACCTGGCTCGGTGTGTTGCCGAGGAAGAGGCGAGCAGCGTTGACGCAGTAGCACCCCACGTCCATCAGTGCCCCACCGCCCCATTCCGCGTGCAGCCGCGACGGCTCGTCGTCGGCGAGGCGGAAACAGAACGATGCTTCGAGGTGCCGCAGCTCGCCGATCGCGCCGGACGCGAGCAGCCGCTGCAGCGCATCAATCTGGGGATGGTAGCGGTACATGAACGCCTCGACGAGGACGCGGCCGGTCTCTCGCGACACTGCCAGCATCTCGGCGCACTCCGCAGCGTCGAGCCCGAGCGGCTTCTCGCAGATCACGTGCTTTCCGGCACGCATCGCCGCAATCGCGAGTTCGCGATGGAGGCCGTTGTGGGTCGCCACGCAGACCGCGTCGACGGCGGGGTCCTCGAGGAGGGCGCTGTAACTGTCATGGCTCACGAGTGGCAAGAGCGCCGTGGCGCGCGCAATGTCACGGCTCGCGGCGGCGTAGAGGGTGGCGTTGCGCGCACTGTGGATCGCGGGGGCAAGGCGATTGCGCGCGACCCGTCCGGCGCCGATGATGCCGAACTGGACCCGCTTCAGCGGAACCGTGGCATCGGTCACGGCAGCATCTCCGTGGCAGTGGCACAGGGGAGGAGCGTTGCGCCGAGCACTTCCCCCACGGCGTCCACCACCTCTTCGGCCATCTTGCGATAGGTGGTGAGTTTTCCGCCGGCAATCGTGAGCACGCGGCCTTCACGCACCAGATGGTGCTCCCGGGTCCGGCCGCTTTCTGTGCCGCTCTGCTTGAGCAGCGGACGAACTCCGGCCCAGCGCGCAGTGATGTCGTTCGCGCCGAGCGCCAGCCCCGGAAAGTGATGCTGGACAGCGCGAAGCAGGTAGGCCTCATCAGTAGCAGGAACGGTCAACGACTCCGGCGGCTCGCTGGTTTCGGTATCGGTCGTCCCGACGAGCACGCGCTGCAATTCCGGTTCGGGAATGCAGAACATCACTCGGCGATCATCGGGGTGGCGCAGCGCGATGGCGTGTGTCAGCGGAAAGCGCGTGTTCGCAAAGGTGATGTGAATTCCCTTGGTCCCTCCGACGAGGTCGCGCTCCGGCAGCCCGATTGCCGCGCGCACGCTGTCGGTCCAGGGTCCGACCGCGAGCACCATGGCTCGGGCGTCGATTCGCTCGCCACGCGGCAGCGTCGCCGAGACGCCATCGTCACTGATGGCGAGACGGGCGTCGGTGTGCTCATGGATCGTGGCACCCGCCGAACGCGCCGATGCGATGTTACTCCGGACCAGACCGATGTCATCGCCGTGCGCGTCCTGGTAAAGTGCGCCGCCGAGCATGGGCGACTGTCGCAGCAGCGGCTCACGGGAGACGACGGTGTGCCGACTCAGCGGCCGGTGCGTGCCAAGAGCATGTCGGCCGGCAAGCAGCCGATAGAGAAGCACGCCAACACCGACCCGGAAATACTGCCAGTATTCGCCGCGGTCGGTGAGAAAGAGAAAGGGGAGCGGGCGAACGAGGTGGGGTGCGATGCGGAGCAGGATCGCCCGTTCTGCGAGCGCCTCGTGCACCAGGTGAATGTCGCCAAGCTCGAGGTAGCGGATGCCGCCATGAATGAGGCGGCTCGATCGGCTACTGGTGCCCCACCCCGCGGTCTCGCGCTCGAGCAGCGTCACGGTGAGGCCGCGCATTGCGGCATCGCGCGCCACGCCCGCGCCGACGATCCCCCCTCCAATGACCAGCAGATCCTGCATCGGCGTGACTCGCGGTGGATGGGGAGTTGCTGGAAAATAGTCCGGTTCCCGGTCTGGCCGGGCCGCGATTGCCAGTCGGGGGCATCGCAAGTAAATACTCTGATATCGGAGTCTCCCTACCCTCACGCCTGAGTCTTGAAAATGTCGATTGGTCGCGCCTTGCGAACCGCCGGCCTGGTGATTGTTGCGGGGATCGTGCTCTTCGCACTCTTCGTCGTCGTCCAGAGCGGCAGGGCCCTGAGCCGGAAGTATCCCGTCCCCGCGATTGCGCTTGCGGTGCCGACAGACAGCACGGCGATCGCGCGCGGCGAGCATCTGGTGCAGGCGGTCGGCGCCTGTGCGACCTGCCACGATGCCGACCTGGGCGGCAAGGTGTACGCCGAGATGGGGCCGGTGGGAGTAGTCGCGGGGCCAAACCTTACTCGGGGTCAGGGCGGCCGCGGGGCGGGCTTCGTCGATGCGGACTGGATCCGTGCGCTTCGCGTCGGTGCCCACCGCGACAGCACTTCCCTGTTGATGATGCCGAGTGAGGTCTACACCAACTTCAGTGACGCCGACATTGGTGCGATCGTTGCCTATCTCAAGCAACTCAAGCCGGTCGATCGCGAAATCATCACCAGTTATTTCAAGCCGCTGGGGCGGACCCTGCTCGCGGTGGGCGCACTCGACATCCTCAGCGCACCGAAGACGACCGCGCGCATCACGGTACCTGAGGTGCTGCCGACGGAGGAGGCGAGCTACGGTCGCTATCTCGTGGAGGCGGCGGGGTGCGCGGGATGCCACGGCCCGGGACTCTCAGGCGGTGCGGTGGCCGGGCCTCCCGGATTGCCACCGGCCGCCAACCTCACGCCCGCCGGGCTCGGCAAATGGACCGAGGCGGATTTCATTCACGCCATCCGCGAGGGGAAGCGGCCCGGCGGAACGGCGATCAACCCCTTCATGCCCTGGGAGTCGTATCGCGGCATGACCGACAGCGAGTTGCGGGCGATCTGGCACTACCTGCAGAGCGTCCCATCCAGGGCCTTCGGCGGCCGGTGATGGCTGGCCGCGTCGAGGCACTTTGGAGCAAGCGCGCCCATGGTGGCCCAATGGATCCGCTACAGTCTGCGGTGCTGGAGGTCGGGCGCGGGGTGGCCGGCAGCGCAGGCCGGAGCAGCACGAGACAGATCACCATCATCTCGAGCGAGGCATGGCAGGCGATGATGCACGAACTCTCCGCGGACATTGCTCCGTCTGCCCGCCGGGCGAACGTGATGGTGACCGGCCTCAACCTGGCCGCGAGCCGAGGTCGGATCCTCTGCCTTGGGGCGGCGCGAATCCGGGTCCGGGGTGAAACACGCCCGTGCGAGCTGATGGATGCGGCGCTCCCAGGACTACGCCTGGCGATGGATCCCCAGTGGCGCGGTGGTGTATTTGGCGAGGTGATCGAAGGGGGCGAGGTTCGCGTGGGAGAGCCCGCCCTGTGGGCTCCCGCCTGACCCGCTCAGACTCCGCTGCCAGCGACCGATAAAGGGGCATCTTCGTCCCGGCTCGGTACGGTTGCGCAGCATTCGGCAGCACTCAGACTCCTGGAAGTCGCTCGGCGCGCCCTGCGCCCGCGCGTGGCGTGGCCGCATCCCGTCGATGCTTCGCCGCCTGGCCATGCTCGGGGTGCTGGTCGGACCGGTCGCAGGCCAGGTGCCGAACCGGCATCACCCGGAACCGGGGGGCGGCGGCTGGCAATTCAGCCGCTATTCCACCGCCGAAGGCCTCCCGTCCGATGAGGTCACCGGCCTCCTCGAATCGCGGAGCGGTACGCTGTGGGCCGGGACAGCCCGCGGGCTGGCCTGGTTTGACGGCTGGCTCTGGCACGAACTCCCCGCCGACTCCACCGGGATCCCCCGTCGGCCACCATCACTGATTGCCGACGCTCCCGGCGACTCGGTCCTCGTCGTGGTGCACAACCTTCTTTACATCGGGACGACGACCGGGTTCACCCGGCTCGCCGTCGTCGTTGAGGGCAAGGAGAAGCAGGTCACCTCGGCCGCGACCACCAAGGACGGGATGTTGATTCTCATCCCTCCGGGGAGCGCCGACCCGCTACCGCGACTGGTTCGCTATCGCAACAATCAATTCCAGCTGGTTACCCCGCCGGCAGAGCTGGGGAACCACGATGTCGCCGCACTCTTTCCAGGTGCTGGTGGCGTGGCGTGGCTCAACACCACGACCGGGCTCTGGTATAACGACGGCTCAGGCTGGACGCTGCGCTTTCCGAGTGGCGCCGTGCCTTTCCGCGTGGGCGCCGTGCTGCAGCGCGAAGATGGCTCCGGTCTCTTCTCTCTCGTGTCGCCTGATGCACGCGCGGGGCTCTGGGAATGGAACGCCGGGGAACAACCGCGGCGCCGGGCCTCCGAGGGTGAAGTCCGACTGCTGCACGCATCGTTTGCGCGTGATGGCGTCGCCGTGGCCGTGTACATGGGTGGTCAGATGCGGATTCGCGAGCACGACAGCTGGTCGACGTATGACCTGCCGGGTTCGCAAATCCTCGATGCGCGCACGGTACTCCACGACCACCTCGGCGATACCTGGATCGGGACCGGCTCGGGTCTGGTGCTCTTCCGCGGCTCATCAGGTCTCTGGGCGGGGATTCCGCACGGTTTCCCGTCGCCGCGCGACCGGATCAACGCCATCGTGACCGATACCAACGATGGCACCTGGGCCGGCACTGCCGACGGCATCGATGTCTTCGAGGCCGACGGCAGCATTCGCCATATCGCCACCGCGCTGGGCAAGCCGGTAGGTGGAGTGACCGGGCTCGCGCGCGATTCGGCGGGGAATATCTGGGTCGCCCGCGGCTCGACGCCGGGCGGGGCGCTGCGCTGGGATGGCAAGAACTGGCGACTCTTCGGCGCGGGCGATGGACTCCTCGCCTCGCGGATTCACGACATCTCCGTCGATCGCAGCGGTCGGGTCTGGTTCCTCGGGCTCGAAGGAAGTGCCCAGTCGAGTAGCGGCCCCGGCGCGTTCGTGCTCGACGACGGCCACTTCACTCAGGTCGGTCCCGAACAGGGCCTGCCGAGCGGCAAGGTCTACGCGTTCGCCGAGGCACCCGACGGGACGCGATGGTTCGGGAGCGGAGGCGGCCTGAGCCGGTGGAGGAAAGGCGCCTGGACGCACTGGACGCAACGAACCGGCCGCACGGGCAACAGGAAATTCCGCGCGCCACTGCGTGTCTTCACGCTCGCCGTCGATTCGACCGGCAAGATCTGGTTTGGCGATCAGCAGGAGCCGCTCGCCTACGGGATCGGCACCGTCGACGCACGTGATTCGCTGGCGTTCTACACCACGGCCGACGGATTGCTCAACAACCGCGTCTGGCGACTCGTTGCGGGCGCCGATGGCACGATCTGGGCGGCGACGGAATCGGGCCTCTCGGCGATGCACGACGGCAACTGGTTCTCGTTCGGTACCGATCGCGGGCTCGGCTATCCCCAGCTCTGGGCACTCGAAGTCGATGGCACGGCGGTCTCGGTCGGGACGCAGGGCGGCGGCATGCGCCAGCTCGACCTCGACGCGGCGCGTCAGCCTCCGCCACGCGTCACCATTCTCGAATCGGTCACCGAGGGACGCCGCGCCTATCTCCGCTGGATGGTCGTTGCCTATCGCGGATCGCTGGCCTCTGCGCTCATCGAGACCCGCTATCGCGTCGACGGCGGCACCTGGTCCGGATGGAGCACCGATCGGGTCGCCACCCTCAATGACATGAAGCCCGGCGAGCACCGAGTCGAGGTACAGGCCAAGGGACTCTTCCTGCCGCTCGATCCGGTCTCGGCCAGCGCGGCGATTGTTGTGGCCCGGCCGCTGATGTTGCGCAAGGAGTTCGCAATTCCCGTTGGCGGGCTGAGCGTTGCCTTGCTGGTGTTGAGTATCGCCGGCATCCGCCGCAAGCGCGAAGCCGATGCCGTACTGCGCGAAAGCGAGACTCGCTTCCGCACGCTCTCGGCCTCGACGTTCGAAGGGATCGGCATCTCGGTGGACGGCTCGCTCGTCGAGGCAAATGACCAGTTGCACCGTATGCTCGGCGCAGCACCCGGCCAGCTGCGCGGCCGCCGTCTCGCCGATTTCCTCGGTGGCGATGCCGATGCCCCGGCGCGACGCATCGATGGCAGCTCCTTCCCGGCCGAAATCCGCGAACGCACGATTCCCTATCGTGGCAGCGAGGCGCGCGTGAGCACGGTGCGCGACCTCAGCGAGCAGCAGCTTGCCGACGCGGCCCTCCGTGCATCGGAGGAGCGCTTCGAGCGGATGTTCCGCTCCAGTCCTTCGTCGATCACGATTGCGAGCTATCCCGATGGCCCGTACATCGACGTCAGTGAAGGGTTCGAGAACCTCACGGGCTGGACCCGCGCCGAAGCCGTGGGCAAAACGGCCGAAGCACTGGGTATTTTCCAGGGCCCTGCGGACCGGTCGGATCTGCTCGACTCCGTTCGGGCGACGGGGTCAGCCCGCGGGCATGAAATCACCATCACGACCCGCACCGGCGAGCGTCGCGCGCTCCTTGTCTCGGCCGACCTGATTCAGCTCGACGGCAAGCCGCATCTCCTCTCGGTCGCGACCGACATCACCGAGCGTCGCTCCCTCGAGGCGCAGCTGGTGCAGTCGCAGAAGATGGAGGCGATCGGCCAGCTCGCCGGCGGTGTTGCCCACGACTTCAACAACCTGCTCACGGCGATCATCGGCCACGCCGACCTGGTGCGTGACTCCTTGGTCGATACCGAGGCAGTCGAAGACATCGACGAAATCCGGCGCGCGGCGCAGCGCGCATCCGATCTCACGCGTCAGCTGCTGACCTTCGCTCGCAAGAACCAGGTCAAGCCAAGCGTCGTCGACCTCAACGACATGGTGCACCGCACGCAACGGATGCTCGGCCGCCTCCTTGGCGAGCAGATCGTCATCGTGACCCAGACGGCCTCCGATCTGCCGCCGGTCACGATCGATCCGGGGCAGATCGAGCAGGTGCTCGTGAACCTCGCCGTCAACGCGCGCGACGCCATGCCGACCGGCGGGCAACTGATCATCGAGACCCACGCGACCGAGCTGGGCGAGGAATACACTCGCGAGCATCCCGAGGTGCAGCCCGGCAAGTACGCCATGATCGCCCTGACGGACACCGGCACCGGCATCCCCGCCGAGTCGCTCTCACGCGTGTTCGAGCCGTTCTTCACGACGAAGGGCGTTGGTCAGGGCACGGGGCTCGGGCTGGCCATTTGCTACGGCATCATTCGCGAGGCGGGCGGGCACATCTCGCTCTACAGCGAGGCGGGCCGCGGCACGACCGTGCGCGTCTATCTGCCGCGTGCCAGCGCGCCGGTGACCACCACGGTGGCATCGAGCTCAACCCAACCGGTGCGCGGCGGCAAGGAAGTCATTCTGCTGGTCGAGGATGAGCTGCTGGTGCGGACGCTGGTCGAACGGGTCCTCACCAATCTCGGCTACTCGGTGCTGGTGGCCGGCAACCTCGAGGAAGCAATTGCCGCGGTCGCCAGCGCTCCCGCTCCGCCACGACTGCTGATCTCCGATGTCGTCCTCCCTGGTCCCGGCGGGCCGGAGATCGCGCGCGCCGTGCGGGAGCGGGTCGAGGGAATCGCCGTCCTCTACATCTCCGGCTATACCGAACGCGCGGCCAACCAGGCGGTGGTGCTCGACGCGCCGCTGCTGTCGAAGCCGTTTACGCCGAACGCACTCGGCAGGCGTGTCCGCGAGGTCCTCGACGGTGTCTGAGACCGGGATCAGCAACAGCCATCGCGAACGGGTCCTCACTGAACTCGGTGAGCGGGTCAAGGAGCTCGAAGCGTTGCACGCTTCAGCCCGGCTCATGCTCAATGACCGGCTGGACCTGCAGACGCTGCTCGACGAGCTTGCCGCGCTCCTGCCACCGGCGTTCCAGCATTCGTCACAGGTGGCCGCTGCGGTCAGCTATGGCGCGCTCGCAAGCGCGACGCCAGGATTTGCCGCGAGCCCGGGCGCCCTGGTGGTGACCTTCGCAGGGCGTGACGGCACCGAAGGGCGCATCGACGTGGTTCACTACCGCGGCCCCTTGCATCAGCACAGCGCGGGATTTCTCGCCGAGGAATGGAATCTGGTGCGATCGGTGGTCGATATGCTGGTGACCACGCTGAACCGGCGCGCCGCCGAACACGCTTTGCGAGTGAGCGAGGAGCG comes from the Gemmatimonadota bacterium genome and includes:
- a CDS encoding Gfo/Idh/MocA family oxidoreductase, whose product is MTDATVPLKRVQFGIIGAGRVARNRLAPAIHSARNATLYAAASRDIARATALLPLVSHDSYSALLEDPAVDAVCVATHNGLHRELAIAAMRAGKHVICEKPLGLDAAECAEMLAVSRETGRVLVEAFMYRYHPQIDALQRLLASGAIGELRHLEASFCFRLADDEPSRLHAEWGGGALMDVGCYCVNAARLFLGNTPSQVMATATFDTVHDVDRTLHGVLGWDDGRHATISCSFDGGLHQRLALVGTEGVLELHQPFKTTDIAGVAVVSPRVTLRTRRGEEQFTADPVNAYQLEMEDFARAVAQGTPPLLGPDEGVLNARIIDRLLQSARS
- a CDS encoding glycerol-3-phosphate dehydrogenase/oxidase, which gives rise to MQDLLVIGGGIVGAGVARDAAMRGLTVTLLERETAGWGTSSRSSRLIHGGIRYLELGDIHLVHEALAERAILLRIAPHLVRPLPFLFLTDRGEYWQYFRVGVGVLLYRLLAGRHALGTHRPLSRHTVVSREPLLRQSPMLGGALYQDAHGDDIGLVRSNIASARSAGATIHEHTDARLAISDDGVSATLPRGERIDARAMVLAVGPWTDSVRAAIGLPERDLVGGTKGIHITFANTRFPLTHAIALRHPDDRRVMFCIPEPELQRVLVGTTDTETSEPPESLTVPATDEAYLLRAVQHHFPGLALGANDITARWAGVRPLLKQSGTESGRTREHHLVREGRVLTIAGGKLTTYRKMAEEVVDAVGEVLGATLLPCATATEMLP
- a CDS encoding cytochrome c — encoded protein: MSIGRALRTAGLVIVAGIVLFALFVVVQSGRALSRKYPVPAIALAVPTDSTAIARGEHLVQAVGACATCHDADLGGKVYAEMGPVGVVAGPNLTRGQGGRGAGFVDADWIRALRVGAHRDSTSLLMMPSEVYTNFSDADIGAIVAYLKQLKPVDREIITSYFKPLGRTLLAVGALDILSAPKTTARITVPEVLPTEEASYGRYLVEAAGCAGCHGPGLSGGAVAGPPGLPPAANLTPAGLGKWTEADFIHAIREGKRPGGTAINPFMPWESYRGMTDSELRAIWHYLQSVPSRAFGGR
- a CDS encoding MOSC domain-containing protein; translation: MDPLQSAVLEVGRGVAGSAGRSSTRQITIISSEAWQAMMHELSADIAPSARRANVMVTGLNLAASRGRILCLGAARIRVRGETRPCELMDAALPGLRLAMDPQWRGGVFGEVIEGGEVRVGEPALWAPA
- a CDS encoding PAS domain S-box protein, with product MLRRLAMLGVLVGPVAGQVPNRHHPEPGGGGWQFSRYSTAEGLPSDEVTGLLESRSGTLWAGTARGLAWFDGWLWHELPADSTGIPRRPPSLIADAPGDSVLVVVHNLLYIGTTTGFTRLAVVVEGKEKQVTSAATTKDGMLILIPPGSADPLPRLVRYRNNQFQLVTPPAELGNHDVAALFPGAGGVAWLNTTTGLWYNDGSGWTLRFPSGAVPFRVGAVLQREDGSGLFSLVSPDARAGLWEWNAGEQPRRRASEGEVRLLHASFARDGVAVAVYMGGQMRIREHDSWSTYDLPGSQILDARTVLHDHLGDTWIGTGSGLVLFRGSSGLWAGIPHGFPSPRDRINAIVTDTNDGTWAGTADGIDVFEADGSIRHIATALGKPVGGVTGLARDSAGNIWVARGSTPGGALRWDGKNWRLFGAGDGLLASRIHDISVDRSGRVWFLGLEGSAQSSSGPGAFVLDDGHFTQVGPEQGLPSGKVYAFAEAPDGTRWFGSGGGLSRWRKGAWTHWTQRTGRTGNRKFRAPLRVFTLAVDSTGKIWFGDQQEPLAYGIGTVDARDSLAFYTTADGLLNNRVWRLVAGADGTIWAATESGLSAMHDGNWFSFGTDRGLGYPQLWALEVDGTAVSVGTQGGGMRQLDLDAARQPPPRVTILESVTEGRRAYLRWMVVAYRGSLASALIETRYRVDGGTWSGWSTDRVATLNDMKPGEHRVEVQAKGLFLPLDPVSASAAIVVARPLMLRKEFAIPVGGLSVALLVLSIAGIRRKREADAVLRESETRFRTLSASTFEGIGISVDGSLVEANDQLHRMLGAAPGQLRGRRLADFLGGDADAPARRIDGSSFPAEIRERTIPYRGSEARVSTVRDLSEQQLADAALRASEERFERMFRSSPSSITIASYPDGPYIDVSEGFENLTGWTRAEAVGKTAEALGIFQGPADRSDLLDSVRATGSARGHEITITTRTGERRALLVSADLIQLDGKPHLLSVATDITERRSLEAQLVQSQKMEAIGQLAGGVAHDFNNLLTAIIGHADLVRDSLVDTEAVEDIDEIRRAAQRASDLTRQLLTFARKNQVKPSVVDLNDMVHRTQRMLGRLLGEQIVIVTQTASDLPPVTIDPGQIEQVLVNLAVNARDAMPTGGQLIIETHATELGEEYTREHPEVQPGKYAMIALTDTGTGIPAESLSRVFEPFFTTKGVGQGTGLGLAICYGIIREAGGHISLYSEAGRGTTVRVYLPRASAPVTTTVASSSTQPVRGGKEVILLVEDELLVRTLVERVLTNLGYSVLVAGNLEEAIAAVASAPAPPRLLISDVVLPGPGGPEIARAVRERVEGIAVLYISGYTERAANQAVVLDAPLLSKPFTPNALGRRVREVLDGV